The following proteins come from a genomic window of Flavobacterium crocinum:
- a CDS encoding ribbon-helix-helix domain-containing protein, with protein MARQSISLATQNDEWLKEQVKNEEFSSKSEAINYLIKQARSQEQYYEFVRNKIERGEKSGFAKKQTREEMLAEFKRDLGNV; from the coding sequence ATGGCACGACAAAGTATTTCATTAGCCACCCAGAATGATGAATGGCTGAAAGAACAAGTAAAGAACGAGGAATTTTCAAGTAAAAGTGAGGCTATCAATTATCTTATTAAGCAAGCTCGCTCACAAGAGCAATATTATGAGTTTGTTCGCAATAAAATAGAACGAGGAGAAAAAAGTGGCTTTGCAAAAAAACAGACTAGAGAAGAAATGTTAGCAGAATTCAAGAGAGATCTTGGAAATGTATAG
- a CDS encoding type II toxin-antitoxin system RelE/ParE family toxin produces MYSYFLSNEAKEDLKRIYYYGIGRFGLARADKYFDMIHDCFEKIEENPFLFPSAEFIKFGYRYCVCGVDTIYYRIANDNKIEIISIIGRQNFNAIF; encoded by the coding sequence ATGTATAGTTATTTTTTAAGCAATGAAGCCAAAGAAGATTTAAAAAGAATTTATTATTACGGAATTGGCAGATTTGGTTTGGCTCGAGCAGATAAATACTTTGATATGATTCATGATTGTTTTGAAAAGATAGAAGAAAATCCATTTTTATTTCCTTCAGCAGAATTTATAAAATTTGGATATCGTTACTGTGTTTGTGGTGTTGATACAATCTATTACCGTATAGCGAATGATAATAAAATTGAAATAATTTCAATAATTGGCAGACAAAATTTTAATGCAATTTTTTAA
- a CDS encoding zinc-dependent peptidase — MLFFLLIGILFLFVIVFRIIEPVYLMLFNKPLFIFWYPVLKKLDPEDKALLRSEFSYYTNLSVKKKGYFEHRVESFIEHYNFEGKDIQVTREMKLIIAGTYVMLTFGMRNYLIELFENIVIYPSVYYSVINQEYHKGEYNPRMKTIVFSWEDFLSGHETKDNINLGLHEFTHVLHFHSKKSSSPGAVIFYDEFTEIEKYFDQEELTNKIKEKQYFREYAYTNKFEFLAVILEHFFETPEIFKREFPELYQNVKTMINFREDL, encoded by the coding sequence ATGCTGTTTTTCCTTTTAATTGGAATTTTATTTCTCTTCGTAATTGTATTCAGGATTATTGAACCAGTGTATTTAATGCTGTTCAATAAACCGTTGTTTATCTTTTGGTATCCCGTTTTGAAAAAATTGGATCCGGAAGATAAAGCATTGTTGAGAAGTGAATTTTCGTATTATACTAATCTGTCTGTTAAAAAGAAAGGATATTTTGAACACCGTGTAGAAAGTTTTATTGAACATTATAATTTCGAAGGAAAAGATATTCAGGTTACCCGCGAGATGAAACTAATTATTGCCGGAACTTATGTGATGCTTACTTTTGGAATGCGAAATTACCTGATTGAATTATTCGAAAATATCGTTATTTATCCCTCTGTATATTATTCTGTAATTAATCAGGAATATCATAAAGGAGAATACAATCCCAGAATGAAAACCATTGTTTTTTCGTGGGAAGACTTTCTGAGCGGACATGAAACAAAAGATAATATCAATCTCGGATTACATGAATTTACACATGTGCTGCATTTTCATTCCAAAAAAAGTTCCTCTCCCGGGGCCGTTATTTTCTATGATGAATTTACAGAAATTGAAAAATATTTTGATCAGGAAGAATTAACCAATAAAATTAAAGAAAAACAGTATTTCAGAGAGTATGCTTACACTAATAAATTTGAATTTCTGGCAGTAATTCTGGAGCATTTTTTTGAAACCCCGGAAATCTTCAAACGAGAGTTTCCGGAGTTGTATCAAAATGTAAAAACAATGATTAATTTTAGAGAAGATCTTTAA
- a CDS encoding alpha/beta fold hydrolase, with protein MSASKINATNSETQYADFSDRKIAYRSIGEGNPIILINRFRGTLDTWDPLFLDLLAAKHQVITFDYSGIGYSTGTLPTDVKEVAKDVKDLADHLKIKKAIFMGWSYGGLVTQAAMHQYPELVTHTILLGTGPIGPRVVPLEQSFLDHALKPINDFNDEVILFFEPESEESVKAAKASHDRIGKRIDVSKIPSTMEVFQLYFAGGENAVEDKENYRGKLSTTKTPILIISGDHDTSFAVENWYPLTKQLPTSQLILLPQTGHAPQHQNIPLVVNYIDNFLQHTK; from the coding sequence CGAAAAATTGCCTATCGATCTATTGGCGAAGGAAATCCAATTATATTAATTAATCGTTTTAGAGGAACACTTGACACCTGGGATCCATTGTTTCTTGATCTTCTCGCGGCAAAACATCAGGTGATTACTTTTGATTATTCGGGAATTGGATATTCGACAGGAACGCTTCCTACCGATGTTAAAGAAGTTGCAAAAGATGTAAAAGATCTCGCTGATCATCTTAAAATCAAAAAAGCTATTTTTATGGGCTGGTCTTATGGCGGGCTGGTTACACAAGCTGCAATGCATCAATATCCGGAATTGGTTACTCACACTATTTTATTAGGAACTGGTCCAATTGGTCCAAGAGTTGTCCCGCTGGAACAGTCTTTTCTGGATCATGCATTAAAACCAATCAATGATTTTAACGATGAAGTGATTCTTTTCTTTGAACCAGAGTCTGAAGAAAGCGTAAAGGCTGCAAAGGCTTCTCATGACAGAATTGGCAAAAGAATAGATGTTTCTAAAATTCCATCGACCATGGAAGTTTTTCAATTGTATTTTGCCGGTGGCGAAAATGCCGTAGAAGACAAGGAAAATTACAGAGGGAAACTGAGTACAACCAAAACACCAATATTAATAATTTCCGGAGATCACGACACAAGTTTTGCTGTAGAAAACTGGTATCCGCTGACCAAACAGCTTCCAACATCACAGTTAATTTTGCTGCCGCAGACTGGGCACGCTCCCCAGCACCAAAATATTCCACTCGTAGTAAATTACATCGATAATTTTTTACAGCATACGAAATAG